Proteins encoded by one window of Lathyrus oleraceus cultivar Zhongwan6 chromosome 1, CAAS_Psat_ZW6_1.0, whole genome shotgun sequence:
- the LOC127121749 gene encoding probable mitochondrial saccharopine dehydrogenase-like oxidoreductase At5g39410, whose amino-acid sequence MAAAETFDIIILGASGFTGKHVLKQALKFLNKNNFNSIAIAGRNPSKLTQTLHWATRPDPPPSIPILVADTTDPLSLRSLCQQTRLVLNCVGPFRLHGEPVVAACAETGCDYLDITGEAEFMDRVEIGYHEKGVKNGSLIVSACGFDCVPAEIGLLFHLKQWVGECLPNRVEAFLKVESEKKVVGNFGTFESAVLAIADLKEMRQRRDAQAIKRAKPVIPGPFPKGKTIEHQKKIGLWGITLPSADATSVGKTFSVLTENPNGLPGLNESLETVEKRKVFWSSMKPVHFGVKLGSKSLLGIFGYIAFGIILGLFGSFSFGRRLLLKYPSIFSLGGFSKNGPSEEEIESCSFKMWFVGHGFSSNEKLAANGNSKPDMEVVTRITGPELGYVTTPIIMIQCALIVLSQRNNLPNGGVYSPGIVFGSTDLQERLQQNGISFDLVSKSKISS is encoded by the exons ATGGCAGCAGCAGAAACATTCGACATCATAATCCTAGGAGCATCAGGTTTCACTGGCAAACATGTTCTCAAACAAGCTCTCAAATTCCTCAACAAAAACAATTTCAACTCCATAGCCATAGCTGGTCGAAACCCATCAAAACTAACCCAAACCCTTCATTGGGCAACCCGACCCGATCCACCGCCTTCAATTCCAATCCTCGTCGCCGACACAACCGATCCACTTTCCCTCCGTTCACTCTGCCAACAAACCCGTCTCGTACTCAACTGCGTCGGCCCCTTCCGCCTCCACGGCGAGCCCGTCGTGGCGGCATGCGCCGAAACGGGTTGTGATTACTTGGATATAACGGGCGAGGCTGAATTTATGGATCGGGTCGAAATTGGGTATCATGAAAAAGGTGTAAAGAATGGTTCTTTGATTGTTTCGGCTTGTGGGTTTGACTGTGTTCCTGCTGAGATTGGTTTGTTGTTTCATTTGAAACAGTGGGTTGGTGAGTGTTTGCCGAATAGGGTTGAGGCTTTTTTGAAGGTTGAGTCCGAGAAAAAGGTTGTTGGTAATTTTGGTACATTTGAATCTGCTGTTTTAGCTATTGCTGATTTGAAGGAGATGAGACAAAGAAGGGATGCACAAGCAATCAAAAGAGCAAAACCTGTG ATTCCAGGTCCTTTTCCTAAAGGAAAAACAATAGAACACCAGAAGAAAATTGGCCTATGGGGAATAACGCTACCTTCAGCAGACGCAACCTCTGTCGGGAAAACATTTTCGGTTCTAACAGAAAACCCTAACGGTCTTCCAGGATTGAACGAGAGTCTCGAAACAGTTGAGAAAAGGAAAGTCTTCTGGTCATCTATGAAGCCGGTACATTTTGGTGTGAAGTTAGGCTCAAAATCTTTGTTAGGCATTTTCGGGTACATTGCATTTGGTATAATCCTAGGTCTTTTCGGAAGCTTCAGTTTTGGAAGACGGCTTCTTTTGAAATATCCTTCAATCTTTAGCTTAGGTGGTTTCAGCAAGAACGGGCCTTCGGAAGAGGAAATCGAAAGTTGTTCATTCAAGATGTGGTTTGTTGGACATGGTTTTAGCAGCAATGAGAAGCTTGCTGCAAACGGAAACTCGAAACCCGACATGGAAGTTGTAACGAGAATAACCGGACCCGAATTGGGCTATGTAACGACACCAATAATTATGATTCAGTGTGCTCTTATAGTTCTCAGCCAAAGGAATAATCTACCAAATGGAGGCGTTTATAGTCCCGGCATTGTGTTTGGTTCAACTGATTTGCAAGAAAGACTTCAACAAAACGGAATATCTTTCGATCTTGTTTCGAAAAGTAAGATATCTTCTTGA